The DNA sequence GAGGCGCGCCTCGCCGCTCTCGAATTCGACCAGAAGGCCGCCGCCGTCGGCACCCCAGACCGGGCCCTCGCCGGGCGCGTCGGGTGGTGCCTGGACCGCTCCCTTGGGCCAGAGGTAGCAGTTGACCGGCTTGTGTTCGCCATCCAGCGTCTTGCAGATATTGCAAAAGTCGCAGACCACGATGCGCTCGGCCTCGCCACGCTTGACCTTGTTGGGCCAGTCGGGATCGGCCAGCAACTGGCGCGCGATGCCCAGGATATCGGCGCGGCCATCCACCAGAATCTGCTCGGCGTCCTCGGGCCGCCAGATCTTGCCGGCCGTGACGATGGGGGTAGCGAAGCCCTTGGCGTTGATGAAGGCCTTGATCTCGGCCGCCAGGTCGACATGCGTCATGTCGGGGTGCCAGGCGTCGGGCATGGCGCGTTCACCGGAATAGCCCGAGTAGGCGTGCAGCACCTTGCCCGGGTGGTGCTCGGCGTCCTCGAACTTGCCGCCCACGGAAAGCGAGATGTAATCGCAGCCCAGTTGGGCGTGACGCAGCGCGATCAGCTTGCCTTCCTCGACGGTATAGCCGCCGCGGATGAATTCCTCGGCGTCGATGCGCACGCCGATGGCAAAGTCATGGCCGGCCTGGCGGCGGGCCTCGTGCATCACCCGGCCGATCAGCCTGAGCCGGTTTTCCAGGCTGCCGCCGTAGTCGTCATTGCGCGTATTGCGCCTGGAGATGAACGAGGCCAGCGTATAGGCGTGGGCCGAATGCAGCTCGGCCCCGTCGAAGCCGGCCTCGCGGGCACGCGCGGCAGCAGCCCCGAAATGCCCCACGATGGCGTCGATGTCGGTCTCGTCCAGCATGTCGATGGTCTGGCGCCAGCCCGAGCGCGCGATCTTCAGGAAATGGATGATCTGGGGCACGATCTTACTGTCCGAGGTGTCGTGGACGCGGCGCACCATGTCGCTGAGACCGGGCAGGTAACTCTGGTCGCTGATGCGCAGCAGCGGCCCCGACTTGGCACCGTGGACGGCCATGGCCTCGACCACGATCAGGCCGGCACCGCCCTCGGCGTAACGCACGTAGCGCTCGGTG is a window from the Alphaproteobacteria bacterium genome containing:
- a CDS encoding NADH:flavin oxidoreductase; this translates as MKLFEPLDINGCVLPNRILVPAMVTRLSGEDGLVNQDITERYVRYAEGGAGLIVVEAMAVHGAKSGPLLRISDQSYLPGLSDMVRRVHDTSDSKIVPQIIHFLKIARSGWRQTIDMLDETDIDAIVGHFGAAAARAREAGFDGAELHSAHAYTLASFISRRNTRNDDYGGSLENRLRLIGRVMHEARRQAGHDFAIGVRIDAEEFIRGGYTVEEGKLIALRHAQLGCDYISLSVGGKFEDAEHHPGKVLHAYSGYSGERAMPDAWHPDMTHVDLAAEIKAFINAKGFATPIVTAGKIWRPEDAEQILVDGRADILGIARQLLADPDWPNKVKRGEAERIVVCDFCNICKTLDGEHKPVNCYLWPKGAVQAPPDAPGEGPVWGADGGGLLVEFESGEARLKWSKAEGKVAGYDVYRAADDGAMSVIEASKSRRWKDKSAMAGLRYHYYVRAYDPAGRPSPPSNTVLLEPELPDYRAP